From a region of the Tenggerimyces flavus genome:
- a CDS encoding DinB family protein has product MSELFEGADLSGAVFREVDLSDARFERASFQRVVMRGVELVDVTIDGDIEGLVINGVEVAPLIVAELDRQNPDRVKMRPTDPQGFREARELVEQLWKETVARARQLPPELHHENVDGEWSFVQTLRHLNFAIDAWVNRVIRGNPHPWHELDLPFDGMPDIQGIPRDRDAKPSLDEILTVRADRQASLREVIDNLTEEQLASSTEPVEEPAWPRSESFSVKEVLHLLLNEEWQHRLYAERDLAALEARVDHHEARESR; this is encoded by the coding sequence ATGAGCGAGCTGTTCGAGGGTGCCGACCTCAGCGGGGCCGTGTTTCGGGAGGTGGATCTGAGCGACGCCAGGTTCGAGCGGGCTTCGTTCCAGCGCGTGGTCATGCGCGGCGTGGAGCTGGTGGACGTCACGATCGACGGCGACATCGAGGGCCTCGTCATCAACGGCGTGGAGGTGGCTCCGCTCATCGTCGCGGAGCTCGACAGGCAGAACCCCGACCGGGTCAAGATGCGGCCCACCGACCCCCAAGGGTTCCGCGAGGCACGAGAGCTCGTCGAGCAGCTCTGGAAAGAGACGGTCGCCAGGGCCAGGCAGCTGCCACCCGAGCTGCACCACGAGAACGTCGACGGCGAGTGGTCGTTCGTCCAGACGCTCCGCCACCTCAACTTCGCCATCGACGCCTGGGTCAACCGCGTCATCCGAGGCAACCCCCACCCGTGGCACGAGCTCGACCTGCCGTTCGACGGCATGCCCGACATCCAAGGCATCCCCCGCGACCGCGACGCCAAGCCGAGCCTGGACGAGATCCTCACCGTCCGCGCAGACCGGCAAGCCAGCCTGCGCGAGGTCATCGACAACCTCACCGAAGAACAGCTCGCCAGCAGCACCGAGCCGGTCGAAGAGCCGGCCTGGCCGAGGAGCGAGAGCTTCTCCGTCAAAGAGGTCCTCCACCTCCTCCTCAACGAGGAGTGGCAGCACCGCCTCTACGCCGAACGGGACCTCGCCGCCCTCGAGGCGCGGGTCGATCACCACGAGGCCCGAGAGAGTCGATAA
- a CDS encoding ABC transporter permease, translating into MAQTNQGLLTRSRGKADGGSRRAGGRPRSNSTLGSRFRRDWLLLFLAIPGVLILLTFRYVPLLGNVIAFQDYQPFLGFSESEWVGFTNFAVIFSGDPAFITALINTLIITVLQVVFVFPVPIALALLLNSLLSDRIKRTVQSILYLPHFLSWVIVVALFQEMLGNAGMLNTFLRESDLGVFQIIGVPEVFKVLITSQVIWKDAGWGTIIFLAAISRVDQNLYEAAAVDGAGGWRRIWHITLPALKSLIILLLILRLGNALDVGFEQIILQQGPVGKDASEVLDTYVYNNGIVGGNWGISAAVGLVKGVVGVALVVGANKVAHIFGEPGVYTKR; encoded by the coding sequence ATGGCCCAGACCAACCAGGGGCTGCTCACGCGTTCGCGTGGGAAGGCTGACGGAGGTTCCCGCCGGGCGGGTGGACGTCCGCGGTCGAACAGCACGTTGGGCTCGCGGTTCCGCCGCGACTGGCTCCTGCTGTTCCTCGCGATACCGGGCGTCCTGATCCTGCTGACGTTCCGCTACGTTCCGCTGCTCGGCAACGTCATCGCCTTCCAGGACTACCAACCGTTCCTCGGGTTCAGCGAGAGCGAGTGGGTCGGCTTCACCAACTTCGCCGTGATCTTCAGCGGCGACCCGGCTTTCATCACGGCTTTGATCAACACCTTGATCATCACCGTGCTGCAGGTCGTCTTCGTCTTCCCGGTCCCGATCGCCCTCGCCCTGCTGCTGAACAGCCTCCTGTCAGACAGGATCAAGCGGACCGTCCAGTCGATCCTCTACCTGCCGCACTTCCTGTCCTGGGTGATCGTGGTCGCGCTGTTCCAGGAGATGCTCGGGAACGCGGGCATGCTCAACACGTTCCTCCGCGAGAGCGACCTGGGCGTGTTCCAGATCATCGGCGTACCCGAGGTGTTCAAGGTCCTGATCACCTCGCAGGTGATCTGGAAGGACGCCGGCTGGGGCACGATCATCTTCCTGGCCGCGATCTCCCGCGTCGACCAGAACCTCTACGAGGCCGCCGCAGTGGACGGCGCCGGAGGCTGGCGACGGATCTGGCACATCACGTTGCCCGCACTGAAGAGCCTCATCATCCTGCTGCTGATCCTGCGCCTCGGCAACGCGCTGGACGTGGGCTTCGAGCAGATCATCCTGCAGCAGGGTCCCGTCGGTAAGGATGCGAGCGAGGTGCTGGATACGTACGTGTACAACAACGGCATCGTCGGCGGTAACTGGGGAATCTCCGCTGCCGTCGGATTAGTGAAGGGCGTCGTGGGCGTCGCGCTGGTCGTGGGCGCCAACAAGGTCGCCCACATCTTCGGGGAGCCGGGGGTGTACACCAAGCGATGA
- the malQ gene encoding 4-alpha-glucanotransferase: protein MGDESADRADRLGPELAELAAAYGVATEYWDWRGNHVEVARATIVAVLAALDVDASSPAVIRRELTAAAQQKWRHLLPPCVATREDVATRFAVHVPHGAHVTVWVELEDGTRRGDVTQVHHLVAPQWIDDRLIGEATFSLPPDLPTGYHRLLARSDGRSADVPLVVTPARIPMPSSVAAHRSWGYAVQLYSARSRRSWGLGDLADLADLVSWSGRELGAGFVLPNPLFASDPTVPVEPSPYLPTSRRFISPLYLRVEDVPEYGYLSPAALASLEAIAQPCKAMNTSPALLDRDAVWAAKLAALEALQAVPLSPGRAGEYREFLAREGSALTDFATWCVLAELHGDDWHEWPVALRSPSSPEVAAVRSASASRVSLYCLAQWWLDEQLASVQARAVAAGMGLGVVHDLPVGVHPDGADAWALSDVLANGIGVGAPADEFNQQGQDWSLPPWRPDRLAATGYAAWRSLASGVFRHAGGLRVDHVIGMFRLWWVPAGMPAHQGTYVRYDHEALVGILSLEAARAGAVLVGEDLGTVEPWVRDVLRERGILGTSVLWFERQSDGSPLPPEVWRELCLATVTVHDLPPSAAYLSGAHVRLRASLGLLTRSVEEELAAFQSEQALWQSTLTARGLLRPGAGEQEVIEALHRYVALTPSRLVGVSLTDAVGDRRTQNQPGTNKEYANWQQPLCGPDGEPVLLDDLPTLERLRALAATLATLR, encoded by the coding sequence GTGGGTGATGAGAGCGCGGACCGAGCGGACCGACTGGGGCCGGAGCTGGCTGAGCTGGCCGCGGCGTACGGCGTCGCGACGGAGTACTGGGACTGGCGCGGCAACCATGTCGAGGTGGCCCGCGCGACGATCGTCGCCGTCCTCGCGGCGCTCGACGTCGACGCGTCCTCGCCCGCGGTGATTCGACGCGAGCTGACCGCCGCAGCGCAGCAGAAGTGGCGGCACCTCCTGCCGCCCTGCGTCGCGACGCGGGAGGACGTGGCGACTCGGTTCGCCGTGCACGTTCCCCATGGCGCGCACGTCACGGTGTGGGTCGAGCTCGAGGACGGCACGCGCCGCGGCGACGTGACGCAGGTGCATCACCTGGTCGCGCCGCAATGGATCGACGACCGGCTGATCGGCGAGGCGACGTTCTCGCTGCCGCCGGACCTGCCGACGGGGTACCACCGGCTGCTGGCCCGCTCGGACGGGCGGTCGGCGGACGTCCCATTGGTCGTGACGCCCGCGCGGATCCCGATGCCTTCGAGTGTGGCGGCGCACCGGTCGTGGGGGTACGCGGTGCAGCTCTACAGCGCGCGGTCGCGGCGCTCGTGGGGGCTCGGCGATCTGGCCGATCTCGCCGACCTGGTGTCGTGGAGTGGTCGGGAGCTGGGTGCGGGTTTCGTGCTGCCGAACCCGTTGTTCGCGTCGGATCCGACGGTGCCGGTCGAGCCTTCGCCGTACCTGCCGACAAGCCGGCGGTTCATCAGCCCGCTGTATCTGCGGGTCGAGGACGTTCCTGAGTACGGGTATCTGTCTCCTGCTGCTTTGGCTTCATTGGAGGCTATTGCTCAACCCTGTAAGGCGATGAACACCTCTCCTGCTCTGCTCGATCGGGACGCTGTGTGGGCCGCGAAGCTCGCCGCTCTCGAGGCTCTGCAGGCCGTGCCGTTGTCGCCGGGGCGGGCGGGGGAGTATCGGGAGTTCTTGGCGCGGGAGGGCTCGGCGCTGACGGACTTCGCTACCTGGTGTGTGTTGGCGGAGTTGCACGGCGACGACTGGCACGAGTGGCCGGTGGCCTTGCGTTCGCCGTCCTCGCCGGAGGTCGCCGCGGTGCGTTCGGCGTCTGCTTCGCGGGTGTCGCTGTACTGCCTGGCGCAGTGGTGGCTGGACGAGCAGCTGGCCTCCGTTCAGGCCCGGGCTGTCGCCGCCGGGATGGGGCTGGGGGTCGTGCACGACCTGCCGGTCGGCGTACATCCGGACGGGGCGGACGCCTGGGCGCTGTCGGACGTTCTGGCCAATGGCATCGGGGTGGGGGCGCCGGCGGACGAGTTCAACCAGCAGGGCCAGGACTGGTCGCTGCCCCCGTGGCGTCCCGACCGGTTGGCCGCGACCGGCTACGCGGCCTGGCGTTCGTTGGCCTCGGGTGTTTTCCGGCACGCGGGTGGGCTGCGGGTGGACCACGTGATCGGGATGTTCCGGCTGTGGTGGGTGCCGGCGGGGATGCCGGCTCATCAGGGGACTTATGTGCGGTACGACCACGAGGCTCTGGTCGGGATCCTTTCGTTGGAGGCCGCGCGGGCTGGGGCTGTCTTGGTGGGGGAGGACTTGGGGACGGTCGAGCCTTGGGTGCGGGACGTGCTGCGGGAGCGGGGGATCCTGGGGACGAGCGTGCTGTGGTTCGAGCGGCAGTCGGATGGGTCGCCGCTGCCGCCTGAGGTGTGGCGGGAGCTCTGTTTGGCAACGGTGACCGTGCACGACCTGCCGCCTTCGGCTGCGTACCTGTCGGGGGCGCATGTGCGGTTGCGGGCTTCGTTGGGGTTGTTGACGCGGTCGGTGGAGGAGGAGCTGGCTGCTTTCCAGTCGGAGCAGGCTTTGTGGCAGTCGACCCTCACGGCGCGGGGGCTGTTGCGGCCGGGGGCGGGGGAGCAGGAGGTCATCGAGGCTTTGCACCGCTACGTGGCTTTGACGCCTTCGCGGCTGGTGGGGGTGTCGCTGACGGACGCGGTGGGTGATCGGCGGACCCAGAACCAGCCGGGGACGAACAAGGAGTACGCGAACTGGCAGCAACCCCTCTGTGGCCCCGACGGCGAACCCGTCCTGCTGGACGACCTACCCACCCTCGAACGCCTCCGCGCCCTCGCCGCCACGTTGGCCACACTGCGCTGA
- a CDS encoding carbohydrate ABC transporter permease — MEKPSLLTTAAKAVVLLICCLLVLIPFLAVISTSLASQQALNEAGGFLLLPKDPSLDAYRAIFAGGVVTRATLVSVGVTVVGTFLSLACTAALAYGLSRPGSLLHRPMIFLLLGSLLFSPGLIPTYLMVKQLGLLDSYWSLILPVLVNGFNVIVMRAFFMELPEELLESARLDGASELRILLQIVLPLSKAVMAVIGLFYAVAYWNAFFNALLYMSTPEKWPMSLVLRTYVVNQSPLGTDQLAIGAEALPPQQSIQMAILVVSIVPILLVYPFLQRHFAKGVLIGAVKG; from the coding sequence ATGGAGAAGCCGTCTCTGCTGACGACGGCGGCCAAGGCCGTCGTCCTGTTGATCTGCTGCTTGCTGGTGCTGATCCCGTTCCTCGCGGTGATCTCGACCAGCCTGGCCAGCCAACAGGCGCTCAACGAGGCCGGCGGCTTCCTGCTCCTGCCCAAGGACCCCTCGCTCGACGCGTATCGCGCGATCTTCGCGGGCGGCGTCGTCACCCGGGCGACGCTGGTGAGCGTCGGTGTGACGGTGGTCGGAACGTTCCTCAGCCTCGCCTGCACCGCAGCCCTGGCGTACGGACTGTCCCGGCCGGGCAGCCTGCTGCACCGTCCGATGATCTTCCTGCTGTTGGGCAGCCTGCTGTTCAGCCCGGGTCTGATCCCGACGTACCTGATGGTCAAGCAGCTCGGCCTGCTCGACTCGTACTGGTCGCTGATCCTGCCGGTGTTGGTGAACGGCTTCAACGTGATCGTCATGCGGGCGTTCTTCATGGAGCTGCCCGAAGAACTGCTGGAGAGCGCGCGGCTGGACGGCGCGAGCGAGCTCCGGATCCTGCTGCAGATCGTGCTACCGCTGTCGAAGGCCGTCATGGCGGTCATCGGCCTGTTCTACGCGGTGGCGTACTGGAACGCGTTCTTCAACGCGCTGCTCTATATGAGCACTCCAGAGAAATGGCCGATGTCATTGGTGCTACGAACGTACGTGGTCAACCAGTCTCCGCTCGGCACCGACCAGCTGGCGATCGGCGCGGAGGCGCTGCCTCCGCAACAGTCGATCCAGATGGCCATCCTCGTGGTGTCGATCGTGCCGATCCTGCTGGTCTATCCCTTCCTGCAAAGGCACTTCGCCAAGGGCGTCCTCATCGGTGCGGTCAAGGGTTGA